The following proteins come from a genomic window of Miscanthus floridulus cultivar M001 chromosome 2, ASM1932011v1, whole genome shotgun sequence:
- the LOC136513816 gene encoding secreted RxLR effector protein 161-like: MEEQLKLTKASTAAKVDATLYRSIVGGLRYLVHTWPDIAFVVGYVSRFMENPREDHWAAVKRLLRYVKGTVDQGIIFPKTGGSRLQLTVFSDADMVEDIDGRRSTSGLDGYSSDLPSPIQGFGQRWCLVLCVYTLFSLFFNL; encoded by the exons ATGGAGGAGCAGCTGAAGCTGACAAAAGCCAGCACtgcggcgaaggtagatgcaacactctaccggagcatcgtcggcggtctacgCTATCTAGTCCACACGTggccggacattgcgtttgtcgtgggctacgtcagtcgcttcatggagaatcccagagaggatcactgggctgcggtgaagcggctactgcgctacgtcaagggaacAGTGGATCAAGGGATCATTTTTCCTAAGACCGGCGGGAGTAggttgcagctcactgtgttcagcgatgcagacatggtggaggacatcgatggacgacggagcacctctg gactagatggatatagttcagatttgccatctcccatacagggcttcggccaacgctggtgtcttgtactatgtgtgtatactctgttctccctcttcttcaacctctag